The Lewinellaceae bacterium genome has a segment encoding these proteins:
- a CDS encoding T9SS type A sorting domain-containing protein, which yields MKKLLLLSLFSLYALWGNANNANYSSFGENDSEALTNITFCLDLTSCPVGPAAAALVADFNNFSNGTDFLGGTATPNVYCKTVALSAGDYVFQFFTANGQFENLAAEPCAVVYDGPTYAAPNHFRPITVVEGVPQTVTYGWNTCNPACAEVTTTNITFCVDLSCFPVADAVAVAGTFNGWSPGVNFLSNNGSGTYCGTVAVPAGPHEFKFFFAQQQWEDLNPGDPCVVNNNRALTVVEGVPQTVTYGWESCSADCSGPAGANVTFCVDVSCLPGINSVNIFGAFNGWNGGANPLSDPENDGTWCTTIFMTPGAQEYKFLANGLEESFTPGASCTVSCCGDMYTNRVVTVVNGVPETVTYGWETCEETCFTLPVPTEAAPSPEFCKNVISMFSNVYPNVPVNTWLTVWSPGATLTDMQIAGNDTKLYQNVSYLGIETVGANLIDASSMTHFNIDIWTPNMTTFNVKLVDFGPNGNYGGGDDSEYEITFPNPTPNTWITYKIPLADFVGLNSTAHIAQLILSSIPFGSGVVYVDNVYFSNDDPVIALETDQAYLPEWCQGVKKLAVKVNNIADLAQPVTFQWSDGLGSSDEVTVFANGTYSVEVTDGNGCTATASFLVNEDLSTLLSAYTILVEQDMDMDASLVVDGGVGVFDADEVSIQHNSDIATFLRSGAANIDGTSMVNNYINADCLVELPDFMPNPYNNFNDVTVTSNMTLSGSNYGNVLVYPGATLYVDNAEMYMKSLTVYKDGTVNFNQSTNLMIRRKMNIMSSDVNVGGPSVVIYVSDKVSIGQGSVIEADIYAPEGMDVGDSGAYLTTYMNGMFICDDLSSGDNVVWGWNPTCGELPEVGIIPFTSPYNPEIMEDVYQNNDVLSLFPNPVNDLLNVDLSLDDETSVSVEIVDVNGSLIYVQTYLFEGTSLQLDLGKMNMPAGVYVLNVKTEGGILSKRFVKG from the coding sequence ATGAAAAAGCTTCTACTACTTTCTCTTTTTTCTCTTTACGCCCTTTGGGGGAACGCAAATAATGCCAATTATTCTTCCTTTGGAGAAAATGACTCAGAGGCATTAACAAATATCACCTTCTGTCTCGATCTCACGAGTTGTCCTGTAGGTCCAGCTGCGGCTGCTTTAGTGGCCGACTTCAATAACTTCTCAAATGGTACTGATTTCTTAGGGGGTACAGCTACCCCCAATGTGTACTGTAAGACTGTGGCTCTAAGCGCGGGTGATTACGTTTTCCAGTTCTTTACGGCCAATGGCCAGTTTGAAAACCTTGCTGCTGAGCCTTGTGCTGTTGTGTACGACGGCCCAACCTATGCTGCTCCTAACCATTTTCGTCCTATTACGGTTGTTGAAGGCGTACCACAAACCGTTACCTATGGTTGGAATACTTGTAATCCGGCTTGTGCAGAAGTGACTACTACCAATATTACTTTTTGTGTGGATCTTTCTTGCTTTCCGGTAGCAGATGCTGTTGCCGTTGCGGGAACCTTTAATGGCTGGAGTCCGGGCGTTAATTTCTTGTCAAACAATGGCTCTGGAACTTATTGTGGCACCGTAGCCGTGCCTGCAGGTCCTCATGAATTCAAGTTTTTCTTTGCCCAGCAACAATGGGAAGACCTTAACCCGGGAGATCCTTGTGTGGTTAATAACAATCGCGCCCTTACGGTTGTGGAAGGCGTACCACAAACGGTCACTTACGGCTGGGAAAGTTGTTCCGCTGATTGTTCTGGTCCTGCTGGAGCAAATGTCACTTTTTGCGTAGATGTAAGTTGCCTTCCTGGAATTAATTCCGTCAATATTTTTGGTGCATTTAATGGATGGAATGGCGGTGCAAATCCACTTTCTGATCCTGAAAACGATGGAACATGGTGTACCACTATTTTTATGACACCCGGCGCTCAGGAATATAAGTTTCTGGCCAATGGATTGGAAGAATCATTCACCCCGGGAGCTTCTTGTACGGTTTCTTGTTGTGGGGATATGTATACCAATAGGGTTGTTACCGTAGTAAATGGGGTGCCAGAAACCGTTACTTACGGCTGGGAAACTTGTGAGGAAACTTGTTTTACCTTGCCCGTACCTACAGAAGCCGCTCCATCACCTGAATTCTGTAAGAATGTTATCTCCATGTTCAGTAATGTTTACCCCAATGTACCGGTAAATACCTGGTTGACTGTTTGGTCGCCAGGAGCTACCCTTACTGACATGCAGATCGCTGGTAACGATACCAAATTGTATCAAAATGTTAGTTACCTGGGAATTGAAACGGTAGGAGCAAATCTTATTGATGCGTCTTCCATGACCCATTTTAATATAGATATCTGGACACCGAATATGACTACCTTTAATGTAAAATTGGTTGACTTTGGTCCGAATGGCAATTACGGAGGAGGGGATGACAGCGAATATGAAATTACCTTTCCTAATCCCACCCCCAATACATGGATAACCTATAAAATTCCTTTAGCTGATTTTGTTGGGTTGAATTCTACTGCGCATATCGCTCAATTGATTCTCTCCTCAATTCCTTTTGGATCGGGAGTCGTTTATGTAGATAATGTTTATTTCTCAAATGATGACCCGGTTATTGCACTGGAAACAGATCAGGCTTATCTTCCTGAATGGTGCCAGGGGGTTAAAAAATTGGCGGTCAAAGTAAATAATATAGCAGACCTTGCGCAGCCGGTTACGTTCCAATGGTCGGATGGTTTAGGAAGTTCTGATGAGGTTACTGTATTTGCTAATGGCACTTATTCCGTAGAAGTAACCGACGGGAATGGATGTACTGCAACGGCCTCCTTCCTGGTGAATGAGGACCTTTCTACCTTATTATCTGCTTATACGATCCTGGTGGAGCAGGACATGGATATGGACGCTTCTCTGGTGGTCGATGGCGGTGTCGGGGTATTTGATGCAGACGAAGTGAGCATTCAGCACAATTCGGATATTGCGACTTTCCTGAGATCCGGGGCGGCAAACATTGATGGCACCAGTATGGTGAACAACTATATCAATGCTGATTGTCTGGTTGAGCTCCCTGATTTTATGCCAAATCCATATAATAATTTCAATGACGTGACGGTTACCTCAAACATGACTTTGTCCGGTTCCAATTATGGTAATGTTTTAGTTTACCCTGGCGCAACACTTTATGTTGATAATGCAGAAATGTACATGAAGAGCCTTACGGTTTATAAGGATGGTACCGTTAATTTTAATCAGTCGACCAACCTTATGATCAGAAGGAAGATGAATATCATGAGCAGCGATGTAAATGTAGGCGGACCTTCTGTTGTCATTTACGTATCCGATAAAGTTTCCATCGGCCAGGGATCAGTCATTGAAGCCGATATTTATGCACCCGAAGGGATGGATGTTGGCGATTCCGGAGCTTATTTGACTACCTATATGAATGGTATGTTTATTTGTGATGATTTAAGCTCAGGGGATAACGTAGTATGGGGCTGGAATCCGACTTGTGGTGAATTACCCGAGGTGGGAATTATTCCTTTTACTTCTCCTTATAACCCTGAAATAATGGAGGATGTATATCAAAATAACGATGTGCTCAGCCTTTTCCCAAATCCGGTAAATGACCTGTTGAACGTTGATTTGTCTCTTGATGATGAAACATCAGTTTCGGTGGAGATTGTGGACGTAAATGGCAGCCTGATTTATGTTCAGACCTATTTGTTTGAAGGTACTTCATTACAACTTGACCTTGGAAAAATGAATATGCCTGCAGGGGTGTATGTTTTGAATGTAAAAACAGAAGGAGGCATCCTTTCAAAACGATTTGTTAAAGGATAA
- a CDS encoding T9SS type A sorting domain-containing protein, giving the protein MKKNIFLFLLFTVSIGYSQSLPIDFETTIVTGNFEDFDGGTATVIDNPQSGGINTSAKVAQIVRNGGEVWAGSKIALAANLDFTTNNIISMKVFTTAPIGTTVKFKLEGTGATERDVQTTVTNEWETLEWDFTGEPANFNYLVFMFDFGNLGNGSATSTFLFDDIEQLFGGTQIDLPVDFEGSTVNYTMSDFGGNVSSLVTDPTDASNKVIQVIKTVGAATWAGTTIGTPAGFATNIPLTLSDSKMTVRVWTPAAGIPVRLKVEDSNDETHTCETQTNTTVAGWETLEFDFTNQATGTELLSVGLSMGWTYNMASIFFNFGTDGATAGEQTYYFDDVRFGNLVMSMDDYLLEGLSVFPNPTHNQWTISSENDMITLIEVFDLQGKLIHRVEPKNSVVKIDASEFADGIYVARISTDSGWGSIRLVKE; this is encoded by the coding sequence ATGAAAAAAAATATTTTTCTTTTTTTACTTTTCACCGTATCAATAGGTTATTCTCAATCCTTACCCATAGACTTTGAAACCACAATCGTTACCGGTAATTTTGAAGATTTCGACGGCGGAACAGCAACGGTAATCGACAATCCTCAATCCGGCGGGATAAATACGAGTGCTAAAGTGGCACAGATAGTCAGAAATGGGGGAGAGGTCTGGGCAGGGAGCAAAATAGCCTTGGCGGCCAACCTGGATTTTACCACCAATAACATTATTTCAATGAAGGTTTTTACCACGGCACCCATTGGAACGACAGTAAAATTTAAACTGGAAGGAACCGGAGCCACTGAAAGAGATGTGCAAACGACCGTTACGAATGAGTGGGAAACACTGGAATGGGATTTTACAGGAGAGCCGGCTAATTTTAATTACCTGGTATTTATGTTTGATTTTGGTAATTTGGGAAATGGTTCCGCGACCTCCACTTTTCTTTTTGATGATATTGAACAGTTATTCGGGGGCACTCAAATTGATTTGCCCGTCGATTTCGAAGGGTCAACGGTAAATTATACCATGTCTGACTTTGGAGGGAATGTTTCCTCTTTGGTGACGGATCCAACGGATGCAAGTAATAAGGTCATACAGGTCATCAAAACCGTTGGAGCGGCAACCTGGGCCGGAACGACCATTGGTACACCTGCCGGTTTTGCCACGAATATCCCTTTGACATTATCTGATTCCAAAATGACCGTGAGGGTATGGACTCCGGCAGCGGGTATCCCTGTTCGCCTGAAAGTGGAAGATTCAAATGATGAAACCCACACTTGTGAAACCCAAACGAATACCACCGTCGCAGGATGGGAAACATTGGAATTCGACTTCACCAACCAGGCTACCGGAACGGAGTTATTGAGTGTTGGCCTGAGTATGGGCTGGACTTATAACATGGCCTCCATCTTTTTTAATTTTGGGACAGACGGGGCAACCGCCGGGGAGCAGACCTATTATTTTGATGATGTACGGTTCGGAAACCTGGTGATGAGCATGGACGATTATTTACTGGAAGGATTGAGTGTCTTTCCTAACCCAACACACAACCAATGGACCATTTCATCTGAAAACGACATGATAACCTTGATTGAAGTGTTTGACCTGCAAGGAAAGCTGATCCATAGGGTTGAACCCAAAAATTCTGTTGTAAAAATTGATGCATCAGAATTTGCGGATGGAATTTACGTTGCAAGAATTTCCACCGATTCAGGGTGGGGGAGTATAAGGCTGGTTAAAGAATAA
- a CDS encoding gliding motility-associated C-terminal domain-containing protein translates to MPQLGISQYTTTSCQTVTSSLIGPDRNDWSHANLLIVNEGYLHNFDPPILPCGINNPSITSLVVNIDIISINSSVDCSGIPLFGNILLNCSLNNTSVCPIIQDVLTPGCNTFGGGSSVTGMYSLDIATCNAINATDVIGVDIIPATDFSALCPSTGTAITDGIVTVSYEICLVYTYDQDIPPACTNTISLNCNDGNSCTINDVEVVDACDNSIICIPCQGTPLDCLTGPATTQSCDDGDACTINDEQVVLDCDGSICVPCQGTPVDCANGTTSIQPCDDGNSCTINDVQVMLDCDGSICEPCKGTPLDCSTGPTTTQACDDGNPNTINDMETVLDCDGSICIPCQGTLGDCTTGPTTTQACDDSDPCTINDMETILNSDGSICVPCSGIPAPCGTDGTCEVTLPCNDNNPCTINDVEIQLLSDGSICVPCQGTPLDCSTGPTTTQACDDGNPNTVNDMETVLDCDGSICIPCQGTLGDCATGPTTTQACDDSDPCTINDMETILNSDGSICVPCSGIPAPCGTDGTCEVTLPCNDNNPCTINDVEIQLLSDGSICVPCQGTPLDCSTGPTTTQACDDGNPNTVNDMETVLDCDGSICIPCQGTLGDCTTGPTTTQACDDSDPCTINDMETILNSDGSICVPCSGIPAPCGTDGTCEVTLPCNDNNPCTINDVEIQLLSDGSICVPCQGTPLDCSTGPTTTQACDDGNPNTVNDMETVLDCDGSICIPCQGTLGDCTTGPTTTQACDDSDPCTINDMETILNSDGSICVPCSGIPAPCGTDGTCEVTLPCNDNNPCTINDVEIQLLSDGSICVPCQGTPLDCSTGPTTTQACDDGNPNTVNDMETVLDCDGSICIPCQGTLGDCTTGPTTTQACDDSDPCTINDMETILNSDGSICVPCSGIPAPCGTDGTCEVTLPCNDNNPCTINDVEIQLLSDGSICVPCQGTPLDCSTGPTTTQACDDGNPNTVNDMETVLDCDGSICIPCQGTLGDCTTGPTTVQACDDGDPCTINDMETILNSDGSICVPCSGIPAPCGTNGACEIALPCDDNDPCTINDVEIQLMSDGTFCTPCQGVPLDCSTGPTTTLPCDDGNPNTINDMETVLDCDGSICIPCQGTSGDCDTGPTTVQACDDGNPCTINDMETILNSDGSICVPCSGIAAPCGTDGTCEVTLPCDDNDPCTINDVEIQLLSDGSICVPCQGVPLDCATGPTTTQACDDGNPNTINDMETVLDCDGSICIPCQGTSGDCDTGPTTVQACDDGNPCTINDMETILNSDGSICVPCAGEAAPCGTDGACEVTLPCDDNNPCTINDVEIQLLSDGSICVPCQGVPLDCATGPTTTQACDDGNPNTINDMETVLDCDGSICIPCQGTLGDCDTGPTTVQACDDGDPCTINDMETVLNSDGSICVPCAGEAAPCGTDGACEVTLPCDDNDPCTINDVEIQLLSDGSICVPCQGVPLDCATGPTTTQACDDGNPNTINDMETVLDCDGSICIPCQGTSGDCDTGPTTVQACDDGDPCTINDMETVLNSDGSICVPCAGEAAPCGTDGACEVTLPCDDNDPCTINDVEIQLLSDGSICVPCQGVPLDCATGPTTTQACDDGNPNTINDMETVLDCDGSICIPCQGTSGDCDTGPTTVQACDDGNPCTINDMETILNSDGSICVPCSGIAAPCGTDGTCEVTLPCDDNDPCTINDVEIQLLSDGSICVPCTGEMAPCDTDASCETEVPCDDGDPCTVDDMETILNSDGSICIPCEGLKTDCSDGPTTTQACNDGDPTTINDMETVLDCDGSICIPCQGQVKENVFIPNVFSPNGDGINDYFMINAGPEVSLVRTFRVFDRWGSALFSESDFLANDIQFAWNGQYRGQQVSPGVYVYFVEIEFTDGHKELLSGEITVVR, encoded by the coding sequence ATGCCTCAATTAGGTATTAGTCAATATACAACAACCTCTTGCCAAACCGTAACCAGCAGCCTGATTGGTCCTGACCGAAATGATTGGTCTCATGCAAATCTCCTCATCGTTAACGAAGGTTATTTGCATAATTTCGATCCTCCTATCCTTCCATGTGGCATCAATAATCCATCCATTACGTCATTAGTGGTAAACATTGATATAATTAGTATTAATTCATCGGTTGATTGCTCAGGGATTCCATTATTTGGAAATATATTGTTGAATTGTTCCTTAAACAACACTTCTGTTTGTCCGATCATCCAGGACGTGCTCACCCCGGGGTGTAATACTTTTGGAGGGGGCTCATCCGTAACCGGAATGTATTCCCTGGACATTGCTACCTGTAATGCGATTAATGCTACCGACGTAATTGGTGTCGATATCATTCCTGCTACGGATTTTTCAGCCTTATGTCCTTCCACCGGGACAGCAATTACCGATGGCATTGTTACGGTTTCTTATGAAATCTGCCTTGTTTATACTTATGACCAGGATATACCTCCTGCCTGTACCAATACAATAAGCCTTAACTGTAATGATGGAAATTCTTGTACTATTAACGATGTGGAAGTAGTAGATGCCTGTGATAATTCTATCATTTGCATTCCATGCCAGGGGACTCCTTTGGATTGTTTGACTGGACCAGCGACAACTCAATCCTGTGATGATGGTGATGCCTGCACCATAAATGATGAACAAGTGGTGTTGGATTGTGATGGCAGTATTTGTGTGCCTTGTCAGGGCACCCCGGTGGATTGTGCGAACGGGACCACCAGCATTCAGCCTTGTGATGATGGAAATTCCTGCACTATCAATGATGTTCAGGTTATGCTAGATTGTGATGGCAGCATTTGTGAACCTTGTAAAGGGACTCCGCTGGATTGTTCCACCGGTCCGACGACGACCCAAGCCTGCGATGATGGCAACCCGAATACGATCAACGATATGGAAACGGTGCTGGACTGTGACGGTAGCATTTGCATCCCTTGCCAGGGAACCTTAGGCGATTGTACCACCGGCCCGACGACGACCCAAGCCTGCGATGATTCCGATCCCTGCACGATAAATGACATGGAAACCATCCTGAACAGCGATGGAAGTATCTGTGTCCCCTGTTCGGGAATACCGGCCCCCTGTGGCACGGATGGCACCTGTGAGGTGACCTTACCTTGTAATGACAATAACCCTTGCACCATAAACGACGTAGAAATTCAACTGTTATCGGATGGCAGCATTTGTGTTCCGTGCCAAGGCACTCCGCTGGATTGTTCCACCGGTCCGACGACGACCCAGGCCTGCGATGATGGCAACCCGAATACGGTCAATGATATGGAAACGGTGCTGGACTGTGACGGTAGCATTTGTATCCCTTGCCAGGGAACCTTAGGCGATTGTGCCACCGGCCCGACGACGACCCAAGCCTGCGATGATTCCGATCCCTGCACGATAAATGACATGGAAACCATCCTGAACAGCGATGGCAGCATCTGTGTTCCGTGTTCGGGAATACCGGCCCCCTGTGGCACGGATGGCACCTGTGAGGTGACCTTACCTTGTAATGACAATAACCCTTGCACCATAAACGACGTAGAAATTCAACTGTTATCGGATGGCAGCATTTGTGTTCCGTGCCAGGGCACTCCGCTGGATTGTTCCACTGGCCCGACGACGACCCAGGCCTGCGATGATGGCAACCCGAATACGGTCAATGATATGGAAACGGTGCTGGACTGTGACGGTAGCATTTGCATCCCTTGCCAGGGAACCTTAGGCGATTGTACCACCGGCCCGACGACGACCCAAGCCTGCGATGATTCCGATCCCTGCACGATAAATGACATGGAAACCATCCTGAACAGCGATGGCAGCATCTGTGTTCCGTGTTCGGGAATACCGGCCCCCTGTGGCACGGATGGCACCTGTGAGGTGACCTTACCTTGTAATGACAATAACCCTTGCACCATAAACGACGTAGAAATTCAACTGTTATCGGATGGCAGCATTTGTGTTCCGTGCCAGGGCACTCCGCTGGATTGTTCCACTGGCCCGACGACGACCCAGGCCTGCGATGATGGCAACCCGAATACGGTCAATGATATGGAAACGGTGCTGGACTGTGACGGTAGCATTTGCATCCCTTGCCAGGGAACCTTAGGCGATTGTACCACCGGCCCGACGACGACCCAAGCCTGCGATGATTCCGATCCCTGCACGATAAATGACATGGAAACCATCCTGAACAGCGATGGCAGCATCTGTGTTCCGTGTTCGGGAATACCGGCCCCCTGTGGCACGGATGGCACCTGTGAGGTGACCTTACCTTGTAATGACAATAACCCTTGCACCATAAACGACGTAGAAATTCAACTGTTATCGGATGGCAGCATTTGTGTTCCGTGCCAGGGCACTCCGCTGGATTGTTCCACTGGCCCGACGACGACCCAGGCCTGCGATGATGGCAACCCGAATACGGTCAATGATATGGAAACGGTGCTGGACTGTGACGGTAGCATTTGCATCCCTTGCCAGGGAACCTTAGGCGATTGTACCACCGGCCCGACGACGACCCAAGCCTGCGATGATTCCGATCCCTGCACGATAAATGACATGGAAACCATCCTGAACAGCGATGGCAGCATCTGTGTTCCGTGTTCGGGAATACCGGCCCCCTGTGGCACGGATGGCACCTGTGAGGTGACCTTACCTTGTAATGACAATAACCCTTGCACCATAAACGACGTAGAAATTCAACTGTTATCGGATGGCAGCATTTGTGTTCCGTGCCAGGGCACTCCGCTGGATTGTTCCACTGGCCCGACGACGACCCAGGCCTGCGATGATGGCAACCCGAATACGGTCAATGATATGGAAACGGTGCTGGACTGCGACGGCAGCATTTGTATCCCTTGCCAGGGAACCTTAGGCGATTGTACCACCGGCCCGACGACGGTTCAGGCCTGCGATGATGGCGATCCCTGCACGATAAATGACATGGAAACCATCCTGAACAGCGATGGCAGCATCTGTGTTCCGTGTTCGGGAATACCGGCCCCCTGCGGGACAAATGGAGCTTGTGAGATAGCCTTGCCTTGTGACGATAATGATCCCTGTACGATAAACGATGTAGAAATACAACTCATGTCAGATGGAACTTTCTGTACACCCTGCCAGGGTGTACCGCTGGATTGTTCCACCGGTCCGACGACGACCCTACCTTGCGATGATGGCAACCCGAATACGATCAACGATATGGAAACGGTGCTGGACTGCGACGGTAGCATTTGTATCCCTTGCCAGGGAACCTCTGGCGATTGTGATACAGGTCCGACGACAGTACAGGCTTGCGACGATGGCAATCCTTGCACAATCAACGACATGGAAACTATCCTGAACAGTGACGGCAGCATTTGTGTTCCGTGTTCGGGAATAGCTGCTCCTTGCGGCACGGATGGCACCTGTGAGGTCACCTTACCTTGCGATGATAATGATCCCTGCACGATAAACGACGTAGAAATTCAACTGCTGTCCGACGGCAGTATTTGTGTGCCCTGCCAGGGCGTACCGCTGGATTGTGCCACCGGCCCGACGACGACCCAGGCCTGCGATGACGGCAACCCGAATACGATCAACGATATGGAAACGGTGCTGGACTGCGACGGTAGCATTTGCATCCCTTGCCAGGGAACCTCTGGCGATTGTGATACAGGTCCGACGACAGTACAGGCTTGCGACGATGGCAATCCTTGCACGATCAACGACATGGAAACCATCCTGAACAGCGATGGCAGCATTTGTGTTCCGTGTGCCGGAGAAGCCGCTCCCTGCGGCACGGATGGCGCATGCGAGGTCACCCTGCCTTGCGATGATAATAATCCCTGCACGATAAACGACGTAGAAATTCAACTGCTGTCCGACGGCAGTATTTGTGTGCCCTGCCAGGGCGTACCGCTGGATTGTGCCACCGGCCCGACGACGACCCAGGCCTGCGATGACGGCAACCCGAATACGATCAACGATATGGAAACGGTGCTGGACTGCGACGGTAGCATTTGCATCCCTTGTCAGGGCACTTTGGGCGATTGTGATACAGGTCCGACGACAGTACAGGCTTGCGACGATGGCGATCCCTGTACGATCAACGATATGGAAACTGTCCTGAACAGCGATGGCAGCATTTGTGTTCCGTGTGCCGGAGAAGCCGCTCCCTGCGGCACGGATGGCGCATGTGAGGTCACCCTGCCTTGCGATGATAATGATCCCTGCACGATAAACGACGTAGAAATACAACTGCTGTCCGACGGCAGCATTTGTGTGCCCTGCCAGGGCGTACCGCTGGATTGTGCCACCGGCCCGACGACGACCCAGGCCTGCGATGACGGCAACCCGAATACGATCAACGATATGGAAACGGTGCTGGACTGCGACGGTAGCATTTGCATCCCTTGCCAGGGAACCTCTGGCGATTGTGATACAGGTCCGACGACAGTACAGGCTTGCGACGATGGCGATCCCTGTACGATCAACGATATGGAAACTGTACTGAACAGCGATGGCAGCATTTGTGTTCCGTGTGCCGGAGAAGCCGCTCCCTGCGGCACGGATGGCGCATGTGAGGTCACCCTGCCTTGCGATGATAATGATCCCTGCACGATAAACGACGTAGAAATACAACTGCTGTCCGACGGCAGCATTTGTGTGCCCTGCCAGGGCGTACCGCTGGATTGTGCCACCGGCCCGACGACGACCCAGGCCTGCGATGACGGCAACCCGAATACGATCAACGATATGGAAACGGTGCTGGACTGCGACGGTAGCATTTGCATCCCTTGCCAGGGAACCTCTGGCGATTGTGATACAGGTCCGACGACAGTACAGGCTTGCGACGATGGCAATCCTTGCACGATCAACGACATGGAAACTATCCTGAACAGTGACGGCAGCATTTGTGTTCCGTGTTCGGGAATAGCTGCCCCTTGCGGCACGGATGGCACCTGTGAGGTCACCCTGCCTTGTGATGATAATGATCCCTGCACGATCAATGACGTTGAAATACAACTTTTGTCGGATGGAAGTATTTGCGTACCTTGTACTGGTGAAATGGCACCCTGTGACACAGACGCCTCTTGCGAAACAGAGGTACCCTGTGACGATGGCGATCCGTGTACGGTTGATGATATGGAAACCATTCTGAATAGTGACGGCAGTATTTGTATCCCTTGCGAGGGCTTAAAAACAGATTGTTCAGATGGACCTACTACAACACAAGCTTGTAATGATGGTGACCCGACTACCATCAATGATATGGAAACGGTGCTGGATTGTGATGGCAGTATATGTATTCCTTGCCAGGGACAAGTCAAAGAAAATGTTTTCATTCCCAACGTCTTCTCTCCTAATGGTGATGGGATCAATGATTATTTTATGATCAATGCTGGTCCTGAGGTAAGTTTGGTGAGAACCTTCAGAGTATTTGATCGTTGGGGTTCAGCCTTATTTTCTGAGAGCGATTTTTTAGCCAATGATATTCAATTTGCCTGGAATGGACAATATCGCGGGCAGCAGGTTAGTCCTGGTGTTTATGTTTATTTTGTTGAGATTGAATTCACGGATGGGCATAAAGAGTTATTAAGCGGGGAAATAACGGTGGTGAGATAA